A single genomic interval of Helianthus annuus cultivar XRQ/B chromosome 13, HanXRQr2.0-SUNRISE, whole genome shotgun sequence harbors:
- the LOC110886555 gene encoding heavy metal-associated isoprenylated plant protein 3 isoform X1, with translation MAKKKNQSGHNAKHIDKNIESDGTVTVDLQIDMNCESCARKVVKFVHSLDGVESVERGDNDWMKITVVGKVDPVELCENVKGKIKKNVELVSPATKKKNSSGREHENQQKQQKQVPVTTTVLKMPLHCEGCIKKIQDLVRKTEGFVEMSIDKGNDLVIVKGAMDMKLLMTTLKDKLNKKVEIVQAKGSGGKKGKGGSGDEEGEGKESGGGGPIVAEYNHRMEHFTGQGEYMYQGQYMYPQYVSWPEFTFNYTHATQMFNDENPNACVIM, from the exons ATGGCAAAG AAGAAGAACCAAAGTGGACACAATGCGAAGCATATTGACAAAAACATAGAGAGTGACGGTACTGTAACGGTGGATCTCCAAATTGACATGAATTGCGAAAGTTGCGCTAGAAAAGTCGTTAAATTCGTTCATTCTCTCGACG GTGTGGAATCAGTGGAGAGAGGGGATAATGATTGGATGAAAATCACTGTGGTTGGTAAAGTTGACCCGGTTGAACTTTGTGAAAATGTTAagggaaaaataaaaaagaatgtgGAATTGGTATCTCCGGCAACAAAAAAGAAAAATAGCAGTGGCCGAGAACATGAGAACCAACAAAAACAGCAAAAACAA GTTCCAGTGACAACGACCGTGTTGAAGATGCCATTACATTGCGAGGGATGCATCAAGAAGATCCAAGATCTAGTCAGGAAGACCGAGG GGTTTGTGGAGATGTCAATTGATAAGGGCAATGATTTGGTGATAGTGAAAGGAGCGATGGACATGAAGTTATTGATGACAACGCTTAAGGACAAACTGAATAAGAAGGTTGAGATTGTACAGGCGAAAGGTAGTGGTGGAAAGAAGGGGAAGGGCGGTAGTGGTGACGAGGAGGGGGAGGGGAAGGAAAGTGGTGGTGGCGGGCCGATAGTGGCCGAGTATAACCATAGGATGGAGCATTTCACTGGTCAAGGTGAATACATGTATCAAGGTCAATACATGTATCCGCAATATGTAAGTTGGCCTGAGTTTACATTTAATTACACGCATGCCACTCAGATGTTTAATGACGAAAACCCTAATGCATGTGTTATCATGTAA
- the LOC110886555 gene encoding heavy metal-associated isoprenylated plant protein 3 isoform X2, whose amino-acid sequence MAKKKNQSGHNAKHIDKNIESDGTVTVDLQIDMNCESCARKVVKFVHSLDGVESVERGDNDWMKITVVGKVDPVELCENVKGKIKKNVELVSPATKKKNSSGREHENQQKQQKQVPVTTTVLKMPLHCEGCIKKIQDLVRKTEVKGAMDMKLLMTTLKDKLNKKVEIVQAKGSGGKKGKGGSGDEEGEGKESGGGGPIVAEYNHRMEHFTGQGEYMYQGQYMYPQYVSWPEFTFNYTHATQMFNDENPNACVIM is encoded by the exons ATGGCAAAG AAGAAGAACCAAAGTGGACACAATGCGAAGCATATTGACAAAAACATAGAGAGTGACGGTACTGTAACGGTGGATCTCCAAATTGACATGAATTGCGAAAGTTGCGCTAGAAAAGTCGTTAAATTCGTTCATTCTCTCGACG GTGTGGAATCAGTGGAGAGAGGGGATAATGATTGGATGAAAATCACTGTGGTTGGTAAAGTTGACCCGGTTGAACTTTGTGAAAATGTTAagggaaaaataaaaaagaatgtgGAATTGGTATCTCCGGCAACAAAAAAGAAAAATAGCAGTGGCCGAGAACATGAGAACCAACAAAAACAGCAAAAACAA GTTCCAGTGACAACGACCGTGTTGAAGATGCCATTACATTGCGAGGGATGCATCAAGAAGATCCAAGATCTAGTCAGGAAGACCGAGG TGAAAGGAGCGATGGACATGAAGTTATTGATGACAACGCTTAAGGACAAACTGAATAAGAAGGTTGAGATTGTACAGGCGAAAGGTAGTGGTGGAAAGAAGGGGAAGGGCGGTAGTGGTGACGAGGAGGGGGAGGGGAAGGAAAGTGGTGGTGGCGGGCCGATAGTGGCCGAGTATAACCATAGGATGGAGCATTTCACTGGTCAAGGTGAATACATGTATCAAGGTCAATACATGTATCCGCAATATGTAAGTTGGCCTGAGTTTACATTTAATTACACGCATGCCACTCAGATGTTTAATGACGAAAACCCTAATGCATGTGTTATCATGTAA
- the LOC110883495 gene encoding heavy metal-associated isoprenylated plant protein 3-like encodes MTQSNDNEKQINGGQKNDSVTMLLKFNMHCDRCARKVVKFVSSLQGVDSVTRRENDWKKIMVVGKVDPVKLREIVEVKYNKNVELISPATKKHLDFVKDEINHKQFPVTTVVLKVSLNCGGCRGCIKKIQKLIEEAKGFVEMSIDKSNNLVMVKGAMDMNVLMMTLKKKLKRQIEIVQAKGNGGKKGKGDDANGEGNESGGQGATFVQGNGGGGKEETCSDGDGEGTKSGGRGARVVQGNGNDGKKGQGDDRAQEGTKSGGRGARVVQGNGGDGNKGKGDDRGGEGKESGGRGPIVVQGKGGSGKKGKGAGVSEGPSLVGYNYRMEIYAGQGQYTYPQYINRPENTFNYMNATQMFNDENPNACVVM; translated from the exons ATGACCCAGAGTAACGACAATGAGAAGCAGATCAACGGTGGCCAGAAAAACGATTCTGTTACTATGCTTCTCAAATTCAACATGCATTGCGACCGTTGCGCCAGAAAAGTCGTTAAATTCGTTAGTTCTCTACAAG GTGTGGATTCGGTGACGAGAAGGGAGAATGATTGGAAGAAGATCATGGTGGTTGGTAAAGTTGACCCGGTCAAACTCCGTGAGATCGTGGAGGTTAAATATAACAAGAATGTAGAATTGATATCTCCTGCAACAAAGAAGCATTTGGACTTCGTTAAAGACGAAATTAATCACAAACAA TTTCCGGTGACAACGGTAGTGTTAAAGGTGTCATTGAACTGTGGGGGATGTAGGGGATGCATCAAGAAGATTCAAAAACTCATCGAGGAGGCCAAAG GGTTTGTGGAGATGTCAATTGATAAGAGCAACAATTTGGTGATGGTGAAAGGAGCAATGGACATGAACGTGTTGATGATGACACTTAAGAAGAAATTGAAAAGACAGATTGAGATTGTTCAGGCGAAGGGCAACGGTGGAAAGAAGGGAAAGGGCGACGACGCTAATGGGGAGGGGAATGAAAGTGGTGGTCAGGGGGCAACATTTGTCCAGGGAAATGGTGGCGGTGGAAAGGAGGAGACTTGCAGCGACGGTGACGGGGAGGGGACAAAAAGTGGTGGTCGGGGGGCGAGAGTTGTCCAGGGAAATGGCAACGATGGCAAGAAGGGGCAAGGCGATGATCGTGCCCAGGAGGGGACAAAGAGTGGTGGTCGGGGGGCGAGAGTTGTCCAGGGAAATGGTGGCGATGGCAACAAGGGGAAGGGCGATGATCGTGGCGGGGAAGGGAAGGAAAGTGGTGGTCGAGGGCCGATAGTTGTTCAAGGGAAAGGCGGCAGTGGAAAGAAGGGGAAGGGTGCTGGCGTCAGTGAGGGGCCGTCTTTGGTGGGGTATAACTATAGGATGGAGATTTATGCTGGTCAAGGTCAATACACATATCCGCAGTACATAAATCGTCCCGAGAATACGTTTAATTACATGAATGCCACTCAGATGTTCAATGACGAAAACCCTAATGCATGTGTTGTCATGTAA